A DNA window from Legionella sp. MW5194 contains the following coding sequences:
- a CDS encoding site-specific integrase, producing MREVKSTSKKPLLDELVFGALSQLQILDYNERSIRRYQATWSRLIKFAKQHHFEDKLTQKLIIEFLDHYGIKSTEYTSTKSGWRKHAEYSLKILWQFARYGYFERIHTLIQKLKIPQDMKKVLSEYAKYCEEKRHIGKYCISERIRQIGLLLNFVVEQGVQAFEQIKPQQLSLFICSLWRFSNKTVSRVVSDMRQFLKYLFLRDLIAHDMSQALPTVHVPSHAKIPSVWDKELVVKLLAAVDRSSPKGKRDYAILLLACRLGLRTGDIRDLTLDQIDWEAETLTLTQSKTQQPLILPLTAEVGNALIDYLRFGRPKTHYRQVFLRLYPVQVPFSKGSHLYQTVDYWRKVAGIQFRRKQHQGLHSLRHSLATYLLEEGTPFPVISNILGHSSTASTMIYAKSSIEMLREVALSLEGINHAKHY from the coding sequence ATGAGAGAAGTCAAATCCACATCGAAGAAACCATTATTGGATGAACTTGTTTTTGGCGCTCTAAGCCAATTACAAATACTGGATTATAATGAGCGATCCATACGTCGGTATCAAGCCACATGGAGCCGACTAATCAAATTTGCCAAACAGCATCATTTTGAGGATAAGTTAACCCAGAAATTAATCATAGAATTTCTCGACCATTACGGTATTAAGTCAACAGAATATACCAGCACGAAGTCCGGTTGGCGCAAGCATGCTGAATATAGTTTGAAGATTCTTTGGCAATTTGCGAGATATGGCTATTTTGAACGAATTCATACGTTGATACAAAAACTCAAAATACCACAAGACATGAAGAAGGTACTGAGTGAGTATGCAAAATACTGTGAAGAAAAACGTCATATTGGCAAGTACTGTATTAGTGAGCGAATAAGGCAAATTGGGCTTTTATTAAATTTTGTTGTGGAACAGGGTGTTCAAGCGTTTGAACAAATTAAGCCGCAACAATTATCTCTCTTTATCTGTTCACTATGGCGATTTAGCAATAAAACTGTTTCGAGGGTTGTGTCCGATATGAGGCAATTCCTCAAGTATTTATTTTTGCGTGATTTAATTGCTCATGATATGAGTCAAGCACTGCCTACAGTTCATGTGCCAAGCCATGCAAAAATTCCTTCCGTCTGGGATAAAGAGCTAGTGGTTAAGTTGCTAGCAGCAGTTGATCGGAGCTCTCCTAAAGGCAAGCGGGATTATGCGATTCTCTTGCTTGCTTGTCGATTAGGATTACGAACAGGGGATATACGTGATTTAACTTTAGACCAAATTGATTGGGAAGCTGAAACATTAACGCTGACGCAATCAAAAACACAACAGCCATTAATCTTGCCTCTGACGGCAGAAGTTGGAAATGCATTAATTGATTATCTCCGATTTGGCCGGCCAAAAACTCATTATCGACAAGTATTCCTACGATTGTACCCGGTGCAGGTTCCTTTTAGTAAGGGCTCTCATTTATACCAAACGGTTGACTACTGGCGAAAAGTAGCAGGTATTCAGTTTAGAAGGAAACAACACCAGGGGTTGCATTCATTGCGCCATAGTTTAGCCACTTACCTTTTAGAAGAAGGCACTCCATTTCCGGTTATTTCAAATATCTTAGGCCATTCGTCAACAGCGAGCACGATGATTTATGCCAAATCCAGCATCGAAATGCTACGCGAAGTTGCGTTATCTTTAGAGGGGATAAATCATGCCAAACATTATTGA
- the istB gene encoding IS21-like element helper ATPase IstB, with the protein MSNHPMPDIEPLLKNLRLSGMIESLAQRNKEAIENKMSFTEFLAILLQDEIHRREMKKFAVRFKKSKINGSKTLEQFDFGFNPKINQQKIKDIATCRFISEKVPVLIVGPCGTGKSHLAQAIAHCAVRAEIDVLFFTQTQLFKHLQAARAIGEYDKKFQQLVKVPLLVIDDFGLKPFRTPQDEDLHDLIAERYEKASTMITSNLDFPEWGDAFPNKLLGAATIDRLGHGAYKIALEGYSYRTVKEAKNDKK; encoded by the coding sequence ATGAGTAATCATCCAATGCCGGATATCGAGCCTTTGTTAAAAAACCTTCGGTTATCAGGCATGATTGAAAGCCTGGCTCAACGAAATAAAGAAGCCATCGAGAACAAGATGAGCTTTACCGAGTTTCTGGCAATCCTTTTACAGGACGAAATCCACAGACGCGAAATGAAAAAGTTTGCTGTCCGTTTTAAGAAATCCAAAATCAATGGCAGCAAGACACTTGAGCAATTTGACTTTGGCTTTAACCCCAAAATAAATCAGCAAAAAATCAAGGACATAGCCACTTGCCGTTTTATCAGTGAAAAAGTTCCCGTGCTTATCGTTGGCCCTTGTGGCACTGGAAAAAGCCATCTGGCTCAGGCTATTGCCCATTGTGCGGTGAGAGCGGAAATCGATGTGTTGTTCTTTACCCAAACGCAGTTGTTTAAGCACTTGCAAGCGGCTAGAGCCATTGGAGAATATGATAAGAAATTCCAGCAACTCGTCAAAGTTCCATTGCTTGTTATTGATGATTTTGGCCTCAAACCCTTTCGTACCCCACAAGATGAAGATCTGCATGACCTGATAGCCGAACGGTATGAAAAGGCATCTACTATGATAACTAGTAACCTGGACTTTCCAGAATGGGGCGATGCATTCCCAAACAAACTACTGGGGGCTGCCACTATAGATAGACTAGGACACGGTGCATATAAAATTGCTCTGGAGGGATACAGTTATCGAACAGTTAAAGAAGCTAAAAATGACAAAAAATAG
- the istA gene encoding IS21 family transposase translates to MYEYRQVILSLRLGESCRSIARTGLVGRHKAEQIRKVAGLRSWLDPEVQLPSDEELIELFGGTVKQIEAKSPVRLYEDEIREWAVQGIQASTIHQALQRKHGFKGAYNCVQRLVRHIKDTTSTDVTTVLDFSPGESAQVDFGQGPVIVDVMTGKETKTWFFVMVLSWSRHQYAELVTNQTVETWVGCHRRAFEFFGGVPKRIIIDNPKCAITKACYHNPEVQRSYASCAEDYGFVISPCPPREPKKKGRVESGVKYVKKNFMPLRDFRDLSDANKQLTAWVLETAGNRKHGSTREKPLNRFIEIEKHALKALPAQPSELSVWKKVKVHGDCHVQYEQCRYSVSYKHVRQSLWLRASESTVRLYHEHEMVAIHPRLTKAGSRHTIDGHLPSNAIAYKMQDAQWCLSLAEKVGTSCLLVIEQLLKDKVCDHLRAAQGILGLKRQYGSTRLEAACYRAIEFETLNYRSIKNILKAGIEYEQLPREQAFDQLASVYTGSGRYGRNTRQLIQ, encoded by the coding sequence ATGTATGAATATCGTCAAGTAATCTTAAGTCTTCGTTTGGGCGAGTCATGTCGTTCGATTGCAAGAACTGGCCTTGTTGGCCGTCACAAAGCTGAGCAAATCAGGAAGGTCGCGGGGTTAAGAAGCTGGTTGGATCCTGAAGTACAGTTGCCCTCTGATGAGGAGCTGATTGAGCTTTTCGGTGGGACGGTCAAACAGATAGAGGCAAAATCGCCCGTACGACTTTACGAAGATGAAATCCGTGAATGGGCTGTGCAAGGTATTCAGGCCAGCACCATTCATCAGGCGTTGCAACGCAAGCATGGTTTTAAAGGTGCCTATAACTGCGTACAGCGGCTGGTTAGGCATATCAAGGATACAACCTCAACCGATGTGACAACGGTTTTGGATTTTAGTCCTGGCGAAAGCGCGCAGGTTGATTTTGGGCAAGGTCCAGTTATTGTCGATGTGATGACAGGCAAAGAAACAAAGACTTGGTTTTTTGTAATGGTCTTGTCCTGGAGCAGACACCAATATGCTGAACTGGTCACCAATCAAACAGTTGAAACCTGGGTAGGCTGCCACCGCCGTGCATTCGAGTTCTTTGGCGGCGTTCCCAAAAGGATAATCATTGATAACCCCAAATGTGCGATTACAAAAGCTTGTTATCATAATCCTGAAGTACAACGCTCCTATGCCAGTTGTGCTGAAGACTATGGTTTTGTCATTTCGCCCTGTCCACCCCGAGAGCCAAAGAAAAAAGGACGTGTTGAATCCGGAGTAAAGTATGTGAAAAAGAATTTTATGCCACTGCGTGACTTCAGGGATTTATCAGATGCCAACAAACAACTCACTGCATGGGTACTTGAAACAGCAGGGAATCGAAAGCATGGCAGTACCCGTGAGAAGCCCCTAAACCGGTTTATCGAAATTGAAAAACACGCGCTAAAAGCCTTACCTGCTCAACCATCAGAACTATCAGTCTGGAAAAAGGTAAAAGTACACGGAGATTGTCATGTGCAATATGAACAGTGCCGATATTCTGTGTCCTATAAACACGTTAGACAATCGCTCTGGTTAAGGGCTAGTGAAAGCACGGTTCGTTTGTATCACGAGCATGAAATGGTTGCCATCCATCCACGACTCACCAAGGCTGGTAGCCGCCACACTATTGATGGGCATCTGCCATCCAATGCCATAGCCTACAAAATGCAAGATGCACAATGGTGTTTATCATTGGCAGAGAAAGTTGGTACCAGCTGTTTATTGGTCATTGAGCAGCTTCTCAAGGACAAGGTCTGTGACCATTTACGCGCCGCCCAGGGCATATTGGGATTAAAACGCCAATATGGAAGCACCCGTCTGGAAGCAGCCTGCTATCGAGCCATTGAGTTCGAAACACTGAACTACCGCTCTATTAAAAATATTCTTAAAGCCGGTATTGAGTATGAACAATTACCGCGTGAGCAAGCATTCGACCAGCTGGCCAGTGTCTATACCGGCTCAGGGCGATATGGTCGAAATACCCGTCAGTTAATTCAATAA
- a CDS encoding tyrosine-type recombinase/integrase produces the protein MNLRLGDVDLAQGVITVHKAKHDKDRLVPLALDMVERLRVYSEQVAKIILEKRTDGAFFFPSSEQTAWCLSGIYYLFRQLLHQCGIPHGGRGKGPRIHDLRHTFAVHRLIQWYEEGADLNAKLPLLVAYLGHQDFTGTQKYLHLTAELFPNLTDRMNKQFGGVIPQWR, from the coding sequence TTGAATTTGCGCTTAGGTGATGTAGATTTAGCACAAGGCGTTATTACAGTTCATAAAGCAAAGCATGATAAGGATCGGCTAGTTCCACTCGCTCTTGATATGGTTGAGCGATTGCGAGTGTATTCTGAACAAGTGGCCAAAATCATTTTAGAAAAACGAACAGATGGGGCTTTCTTCTTTCCTTCATCAGAACAAACAGCTTGGTGCCTTTCAGGAATTTATTATCTATTCCGGCAGCTTTTGCATCAGTGCGGTATTCCTCATGGAGGTCGTGGTAAAGGTCCAAGAATCCATGATCTACGTCACACCTTTGCTGTACACAGGCTCATTCAATGGTATGAAGAAGGCGCTGACTTAAACGCTAAATTGCCTTTATTAGTTGCTTATCTTGGTCATCAAGATTTTACAGGCACACAAAAATATCTGCATTTAACGGCAGAATTATTTCCTAATTTAACTGACCGTATGAACAAACAATTTGGCGGTGTGATACCGCAATGGAGGTAA
- a CDS encoding site-specific integrase translates to MKPTDLSIHLTHFLTNYIIGKRNLSPNTIKAYRDVFVLLLQFCRDIKSIPLEKLQLEHIDVALVESFLDHLEQQRQCKIYTLNHRLATIHAFFRYLQAESPEHLFQAQKILSIPLRRFVHKTVGYLSKDHLTSLLAQPNLSTQDGRRDAVLLSVLYDTGARVQELIDMSVGDLRLTNPAQIRLFGKGRKVRIVPLMQNTVELLQDYLQENKLSTPDKFTHPLFASRHGNRLSRSGVRYIFQKYVQQVQQQHPEFNQAISPHNLRHTKGMHLLQGGVSLDIIRDFLGHVDIKTTEIYAKANLEMKRAAIEKTSPAPTPKLPSWKENKTLLQWLQSL, encoded by the coding sequence ATGAAACCCACGGATCTGTCTATTCACTTAACTCATTTTTTAACAAATTATATCATTGGCAAACGCAATTTAAGTCCTAATACAATTAAAGCTTATCGGGATGTTTTTGTTTTACTCTTGCAGTTCTGTCGAGATATTAAAAGTATTCCCTTAGAAAAACTTCAACTTGAGCATATTGATGTTGCTTTAGTTGAATCCTTTCTAGACCACCTTGAACAGCAACGCCAGTGTAAAATTTACACACTAAATCATCGTTTGGCGACAATACATGCGTTTTTCCGGTATCTTCAAGCAGAGTCACCTGAGCATTTATTTCAAGCTCAAAAAATTTTATCGATACCATTACGCCGATTTGTACATAAAACAGTAGGCTATCTATCTAAAGATCATCTGACATCCTTGCTGGCTCAACCTAACTTGAGCACACAAGATGGCCGCCGTGATGCTGTATTATTGAGCGTACTTTATGATACGGGTGCTCGTGTACAAGAATTAATTGATATGTCAGTCGGTGATTTGCGATTAACGAATCCTGCTCAGATTCGCCTTTTCGGGAAAGGACGAAAGGTACGTATTGTCCCCTTGATGCAAAATACTGTGGAACTTTTGCAAGACTATTTACAGGAAAATAAGCTAAGTACCCCTGATAAATTTACACATCCCTTGTTTGCAAGTCGACATGGGAATAGATTATCGCGTTCAGGGGTGCGCTATATCTTTCAAAAATATGTGCAGCAAGTGCAACAACAACATCCCGAGTTTAATCAGGCAATAAGTCCACATAACCTGCGGCATACTAAAGGCATGCATTTGCTACAAGGTGGTGTATCGTTAGATATTATTCGTGATTTCTTAGGGCACGTTGATATTAAAACTACGGAAATTTATGCCAAAGCTAATCTTGAAATGAAAAGAGCAGCCATTGAGAAAACTAGTCCAGCGCCTACACCAAAACTGCCATCATGGAAGGAAAACAAAACATTGCTTCAGTGGTTGCAATCACTATAA
- the istA gene encoding IS21 family transposase, producing the protein MHEYIIIISQLRQGATLRGLSRDKLADRKTLRRVRDIAIEQGWLEKDKSIPTEQELALFFEKSSANSFLSIQPYRVKIEEWTRQGVQASTIYAHLQREHGFKSSYSVVQRYIKSYKEKQRAVTTILEFKPGESAQVDFGQGPKITDGKGEEQKTWIFVMVLSWSRHMYAEMVLHQDVETWLACHRRAFEWFNGVPEKIIIDNAKCAITKACYHNPCVQKAYGECASGYGFIISPCPPYDPQKKGRVESGVKYVKNRFVPLRQFRSLNDANEQLKIWLIQEAGARNHGTTHEKPLVLFEIEQPLLKKLPNHPPEFAAWEKVKLHGDCHVQYKKCRYSGPYRLARQELWLRATDTTIRLYFNHQLVALHPKLEIPGTKHTIPEHLPPNALAYSMRDAQWCLKQAHEVGSQCVIAIEGLLNDSVVDYLRAAQSILGLRKKYGDDRLEAACHRALVFQSVHYKTIKTMLEVGAEKQALPHEEEPTTLAKPYSVGGKFCRNTSHLLH; encoded by the coding sequence ATGCACGAATATATCATTATTATTAGCCAATTGCGTCAAGGCGCTACGCTCAGAGGGCTGTCCCGTGACAAACTTGCCGATAGAAAAACGCTTAGGAGGGTGCGTGACATTGCGATAGAGCAAGGCTGGTTAGAAAAGGATAAGTCAATCCCCACAGAACAGGAACTGGCGTTATTTTTTGAAAAGAGCAGTGCCAATAGCTTTTTGAGCATACAGCCATACCGGGTGAAGATTGAAGAATGGACCAGACAGGGCGTTCAGGCCAGCACTATCTATGCTCATTTACAACGAGAACATGGTTTTAAAAGTAGTTATAGCGTTGTTCAACGCTATATCAAGTCTTACAAGGAAAAACAACGAGCGGTCACCACGATATTAGAGTTTAAACCGGGCGAATCAGCACAGGTTGACTTTGGGCAAGGACCTAAAATTACTGATGGCAAAGGAGAGGAACAGAAGACCTGGATCTTTGTGATGGTGCTCTCCTGGAGCCGTCATATGTATGCAGAAATGGTCTTACATCAGGATGTTGAGACATGGCTTGCCTGCCATCGGCGTGCCTTTGAATGGTTTAATGGTGTTCCAGAAAAAATAATTATAGATAACGCGAAGTGTGCGATTACGAAAGCTTGTTACCACAACCCTTGCGTTCAAAAGGCATATGGGGAGTGCGCATCAGGCTATGGTTTTATTATTTCCCCATGTCCTCCGTATGATCCCCAGAAAAAAGGCCGAGTTGAATCCGGGGTTAAGTACGTTAAAAACCGCTTTGTTCCACTGCGCCAGTTTAGAAGCTTAAACGATGCGAACGAGCAGTTAAAGATCTGGTTAATACAAGAGGCTGGCGCGCGCAACCACGGCACTACTCATGAAAAGCCTTTGGTTCTATTTGAAATTGAACAACCTCTTCTTAAAAAACTGCCTAACCATCCGCCCGAGTTTGCGGCGTGGGAAAAGGTCAAGCTTCATGGTGATTGCCATGTGCAATACAAGAAATGCCGATATTCAGGTCCATATCGCCTCGCACGGCAAGAGCTTTGGCTTAGAGCAACGGATACAACTATCCGACTGTATTTCAATCATCAACTGGTAGCACTCCATCCGAAACTCGAAATACCAGGCACCAAACATACAATACCAGAACACCTTCCACCGAATGCTTTGGCTTACTCGATGCGAGATGCCCAGTGGTGCCTAAAGCAAGCACATGAAGTTGGAAGCCAATGCGTGATTGCTATTGAGGGACTATTAAATGATTCAGTCGTAGATTATCTTCGGGCTGCACAAAGCATTCTCGGTCTTAGGAAAAAATATGGCGATGACCGTCTGGAGGCTGCTTGCCATAGAGCGCTTGTTTTTCAAAGCGTGCATTATAAAACAATCAAGACGATGCTAGAGGTTGGGGCTGAAAAGCAAGCCTTACCGCATGAGGAAGAACCGACAACATTGGCCAAACCCTATTCGGTAGGGGGAAAGTTCTGCCGGAATACGTCCCACTTATTACACTAA
- the istB gene encoding IS21-like element helper ATPase IstB encodes MMINPMPELSSQLKQLRLSHVAENIPLRNRESIEKKLSYPEFLGLLLQDELLGRENKKLRTRMKRARIRGDKTIESFDFDFNLKINRAQIQELISCSFIAEKVPILIVGPCGTGKSHIAQAIAHCAIQRGIDTLWLSQNQLFNELQAARASGRFDKKFSELVKMPLLIIDDFGLRPLRNPQDEDFHDLISERYERASTIITSNLDFSEWGSAFPNRLLAAATIDRLRHNSYRVTLDGPSYRGERETKKRK; translated from the coding sequence ATGATGATAAACCCGATGCCCGAGCTATCTTCGCAGTTAAAACAACTACGGTTATCGCATGTTGCTGAGAACATCCCGCTGCGTAACCGTGAGTCTATAGAAAAGAAGCTAAGCTACCCTGAGTTTCTGGGATTACTGCTTCAAGATGAGTTATTAGGAAGGGAAAACAAAAAATTAAGAACACGAATGAAGCGTGCACGTATCCGTGGTGACAAGACGATAGAATCATTCGATTTTGACTTTAACCTTAAAATCAATCGCGCTCAAATACAGGAGTTAATCTCGTGTTCATTTATTGCAGAAAAAGTTCCCATTCTCATCGTAGGACCTTGTGGAACAGGGAAATCTCATATTGCTCAAGCCATAGCTCATTGTGCGATACAAAGAGGAATCGATACACTCTGGCTTTCGCAAAATCAACTCTTTAATGAGTTGCAAGCAGCTAGAGCATCAGGTCGATTTGATAAAAAGTTCTCAGAACTGGTGAAAATGCCACTACTAATCATCGATGATTTTGGACTAAGACCATTACGCAACCCCCAGGATGAGGATTTTCACGACCTAATCTCGGAAAGATATGAGCGTGCATCAACGATCATTACATCCAATCTGGACTTTAGCGAATGGGGTTCTGCTTTCCCTAATCGATTACTTGCTGCAGCCACTATCGATAGATTAAGACATAATTCATATCGGGTTACATTAGATGGTCCCAGTTACAGAGGAGAGCGAGAAACAAAAAAGCGAAAATAA
- a CDS encoding phage integrase N-terminal domain-containing protein, which translates to MSKSKLKNAQYSINECIKKIQNYSHASRADMKHMLNRCVKDLHELGYMVTHIKGLKPKHIHILVDHWKAQNKNPATIKNYMAKLRKVASVLNKPELVKQGNDSYQINKRNYVPQYNKAINNIDFSKCSDPMIRLSLEAQFLFGLRREESMKIVLSDAWQGNKLVIKPSWTKGGIGRDIKLTNEQQRQWLLDAIKQVPAGQSLIPKEKTYKNHLAQYHEVIEKMGLSKCHGLRHAYAQRRYHEITKSYDKTGNGLICPIQGGRIYKELNPLEKYWDRTAREIISQSLGHSRLSITKIYCG; encoded by the coding sequence AATGAATGTATTAAGAAAATCCAAAACTACTCCCACGCCAGCCGAGCAGATATGAAACACATGTTGAATCGATGCGTTAAAGATTTACACGAATTAGGTTACATGGTCACGCACATTAAAGGATTAAAGCCAAAGCACATTCACATCCTGGTTGATCACTGGAAAGCCCAGAATAAAAATCCTGCAACAATAAAAAATTATATGGCTAAACTGCGAAAAGTAGCTTCGGTGCTAAACAAGCCAGAACTGGTTAAACAAGGCAACGACAGCTATCAAATCAATAAACGTAATTACGTTCCTCAATATAATAAAGCAATCAACAACATCGATTTTTCCAAATGCTCAGACCCAATGATCCGTTTATCCTTGGAAGCTCAATTCCTTTTTGGTCTCCGCCGTGAAGAATCAATGAAGATTGTACTTAGTGATGCCTGGCAAGGAAATAAATTGGTTATAAAGCCCAGCTGGACAAAAGGTGGGATCGGGCGCGATATTAAACTAACGAATGAGCAACAACGGCAATGGCTACTTGATGCTATAAAGCAAGTTCCTGCTGGACAATCGCTTATCCCTAAAGAAAAAACCTATAAAAATCATCTAGCTCAGTACCATGAAGTCATAGAAAAAATGGGTTTAAGTAAATGCCATGGGCTTCGTCATGCTTATGCCCAGAGAAGATATCACGAAATTACAAAATCCTATGACAAAACTGGCAATGGACTTATATGTCCAATTCAAGGAGGCAGAATATACAAAGAACTGAATCCCCTTGAAAAATATTGGGATAGAACCGCAAGGGAAATTATTAGCCAGTCCCTTGGGCATTCGAGATTGAGTATTACAAAAATCTATTGTGGTTAG